A genomic region of Metopolophium dirhodum isolate CAU chromosome 1, ASM1992520v1, whole genome shotgun sequence contains the following coding sequences:
- the LOC132933846 gene encoding uncharacterized protein LOC132933846: MSELSKVKLVSGDRKKTQNGKGHVVKKIYRKVAEKQTDDIGKLSVNVGTNHAINVVTEAKPKIQQKALNAPKKAVKKLISQSVAKSPAQKPSTKKNLATKQPLIKIQKPHSNKKSPGVRNPNSTTVNKVETKRIKPAKRVVKAIPMIVTLPRDTTSHQEDRTKLTNPTEKQPVKVKRVLRKKLLSSLNGKTTKPKNVSSMAVETVLPISNNAKLFPAMTKQI, from the exons ATGAGTGAATTATCGAAGGTCAAATTGGTTTCAGGTGACAGGAAAAAAACTCAAAATGGAAAAGGACACGTAGTTAAAAAAATCTACCGAAAGGTCGCAGAAAAACAAACGGATGATATTGGAAAACTGTCGGTGAACGTTGGAACCAACCACGCAATAAATGTGGTCACGGAAGCAAAACCCAAAATACAACAGAAAGCACTGAATGCCCCAAAAAAGGCTGTTAAAAAATTGATCTCGCAATCGGTAGCAAAATCACCGGCGCAAAAACcgtctacaaaaaaaaacctggCCACAAAACAACCgttaatcaaaattcaaaagccTCACTCTAATAAGAAGTCTCCAGGGGTGAGAAATCCAAATTCCACCACCGTGAATAAAGTTGAAACGAAGAGGATAAAACCAGCGAAACGTGTTGTAAAAGCAATTCCGATGATTGTTACATTGCCGAGAGATACAACGTCACACCAGGAGGACAGAACGAAACTAACTAATCCAACTGAAAAACA GCCAGTAAAGGTCAAGCGAGTGTTGAGGAAAAAACTTTTGTCATCGTTGAATGGGAAAACTACGAAACCCAAGAACGTTAGCTCGATGGCTGTAGAGACCGTACTACCCATCAGTAACAATGCGAAACTGTTTCCGGCCATGACCAAACAAAtatga
- the LOC132948737 gene encoding uncharacterized protein LOC132948737 — protein MSSSDEKTPQIMTPKKKNPKGKPVCSGQKLIIINHYKSVLNNSGKMKFRELITHISENLGIGYHTVRKTISEYNTTKCVKSPNRKRQKPGIVDKIDEFDKNAIRRKVHSFWFNKELPTIPKLLSAINEDETLPNIKKTSLGIVLKSLNFKYTKRQRNSFLLERSDLVAWRRNYLLQIRQFREEGRPIYYLDETWINVGDCSTKVWVDQTVTSHRMAFLEGLSTGAPNPTGKGKRLIILHIGSTDGFLQRGLLCFESKKNTSDYHDEMNGQTFKEWFEEILPLLKDNAVVVMDNAPYHSVKSEKVPNMTPRKKADIVNWILLKDEEIDITNKAKSDLIEIVKRLKPKYNTYVIDDIAKEAGKSILRLPPYHCELNPIELVWSMVKQYVKANNTTFKLTDVKNLLYQALDRVTPGDWQNFISHVITEEKKLWRMEFICDEMIDELETNPNYILTTGDTSDSSDDADDEDNDLGCCSLE, from the exons ATGAGTTCTTCAGATGAAAAAACACCACAAATTATGACTCCAAAGAAAAAGAATCCTAAAGGAAAA CCTGTCTGTAGTGGTCAGAAATTGATCATTATCAACCACTACAAGTCGGTATTGAACAATAGCGGCAAGATGAAGTTTCGTGAGCTCATCACTCACATTTCTGAAAATCTTGGTATTGGTTACCACACAGTTCGTAAAACAATATCAGAATACAATACTACAAAATGTGTGAAATCACCTAACCGAAAAAGACAAAAGCCTGGTATTGTTGACAAAATAGATGAATTTGATAAGAACGCAATACGCAGAAAAGTTCATTCATTTTGGTTCAACAAAGAACTGCCAACAATTCCAAAGTTATTATCGGCAATAAATGAAGACGAAACCTTGCCAAATATTAAAAAGACTTCTTTAGGAATAGtgcttaaaagtttaaattttaaatatactaaacgTCAAAGAAATAGTTTCCTTTTAGAAAGAAGTGATCTGGTTGCTTGGCGTAGAAATTATTTGCTACAAATTCGTCAATTTCGAGAGGAAGGAAGACCAATCTATTATTTGGATGAAACGTGGATTAATGTTGGGGACTGTAGCACCAAAGTGTGGGTTGATCAAACGGTCACATCACATAGAATGGCATTCCTGGAGGGACTGTCGACCGGTGCACCAAATCCAACAGGTAAAGGGAAACGCTTGATCATCCTTCACATAGGGTCTACCGATGGTTTCTTACAACGTGGATTGTTATGTtttgaatctaaaaaaaatacgtcCGATTACCATGACGAAATGAACGGGCAGACATTCAAAGAATGGTTTGAAGAAATATTGCCTCTACTCAAGGATAACGCCGTTGTGGTGATGGACAACGCACCATATCATTCAGTAAAATCAGAAAAGGTTCCAAATATGA CCCCCCGGAAAAAGGCAGATATTGTTAACTGGATACTATTAAAAGATGAAGAAATTGATATCACCAATAAGGCAAAAAGCGACCTCATAGAAATCGTGAAACGTCTCAAACctaa gtataacACTTACGTAATTGACGATATTGCAAAAGAAGCCGGAAAATCAATATTAAGACTGCCCCCCTATCACTGCGAATTAAACCCGATTGAACTGGTTTGGTCGATGGTGAAGCAATATGTCAAAGCCAACAACACGACTTTTAAATTAACTGATGTAAAGAATTTGCTTTACCAAGCCTTAGATAGGGTAACACCGGGAGACTGGCAGAACTTCATATCTCACGTGATAaccgaagaaaaaaaattatggcgTATGGAATTTATATGTGACGAGATGATCGATGAACTTGAGACAAATCCAAATTACATCCTAACCACAGGCGATACGTCCGACTCATCCGACGATGCCGACGACGAGGACAACGATCTCGGTTGTTGTTCTTtagaataa